In Juglans microcarpa x Juglans regia isolate MS1-56 chromosome 4S, Jm3101_v1.0, whole genome shotgun sequence, a single window of DNA contains:
- the LOC121262095 gene encoding uncharacterized protein LOC121262095 yields MKGVKQFDKNRKLSQRYVGPFQILEKIGTVAYRIALPDYFGEFHDVFHVSSLKKSFGQQEPLFFDPKSVQLQPNLTYEVVPTQIMDRKEQQLRSKTIPLVMHVCSPSYADLHIMDLVYEFHFWPWFASNVAMVVPAILFQQQSVKRELSEY; encoded by the exons ATGAAAGGTGTTAAGCAATTTGATAAGAATAGGAAACTGAGCcagaggtatgttggccctttccagattCTGGAAAAGATTGGAACTGTCGCTTATAGAATTGCCTTGCCAGactattttggagaatttcatgatgttttccatgTGTCATCACTAAAGAAGAGCTTTGGACAACAAGAGCCACTTTTCTTTGACCCAAAAAGCGTTCAACTTCAGCCTAACCTCACTTATGAAGTTGTACCGACTCAAATCATGGACAGAAAGGAACAACAATTGAGATCCAAGACGATACCTTTAGTTATG CATGTATGTTCACCAAGTTATGCAGATTTGCATATCATGGATTTGGTTTATGAATTCCACTTCTGGCCATGGTTTGCATCTAATGTTGCAATGGTGGTACCTGCAATCTTGTTTCAGCAACAATCTGTGAAGAGGGAGCTGTCTGAGTATTAG
- the LOC121262096 gene encoding uncharacterized protein LOC121262096, protein MEKLVKIYTDHKSLKHLFSQKNLNMRQGRRLELTNDYQCEIKYHLGKANQATDALSRKSHLVDEAESSVLDSLICGMRRLLVENSKFKERILDEAHVAPFSVHPESTKMYRDLKRSFCWEGMKKDIALFIARCTTCRQVKTEHQRLAGYVQPLLIPE, encoded by the exons ATGGAGAAACTTGTGAAAATCTACACTGATCATAAGAGTCTAAAGCATCTCTTCTCGCAGAAAAATCTCAATATGAGACAAGGGAGGCGTTTAGAATTGACCAATGATTatcagtgtgagattaagtaccATCTAGGGAAAGCAAATCAGGCCACGGATGCGCTAAGCCGGAAGTCCCATTTGGTAGATGAGGCTGAATCATCGGTGTTAGACTCTCTTATTTGTGGGATGAGAAGACTTCTTGTTGAGA attcaaaatttaaagaacgaATCTTGGATGAGGCTCATGTAGCCCCGTTTTCGGTTCATCCCGAGAGCACCAAGATGTACCGAGACTTGAAGAGAAGTTTTTGttgggaaggaatgaagaagGACATTGCTTTGTTTATTGCAAGATGTACAACTTGTCGACAAGTTAAAACCGAGCATCAGAGGCTTGCTGGTTATGTCCAACCCCTCCTTATTCCTgagtga
- the LOC121262097 gene encoding uncharacterized mitochondrial protein AtMg00860-like, with the protein MTFGLANALAAFMDIMNRVFRPYMDSFVVDFIDEILVNSRELEEHSCHLRLVLGKLREHQLYAKLSKCEFWLEEIRFLGHVISRDGVAFDPSKVEVVLAWPHPSSVHEIWSLLGLTGYYQRHLEGFSRLFGPLTALTRKNIEFILSDKCNRSFQELKKRLTTAPVLALPEPHKPFLVFSNASKFGLGCFLMQEGRVVAYASRQLKDHEGTISPMT; encoded by the coding sequence ATGACTTTTGGACTAGCCAATGCCCTTGCAGCATTTATGGACATAATGAACAGAGTGTTCCGACCCTAtatggattcttttgtggtggatTTTATCGATGAAATTTTAGTCAATTCTCGAGAACTGGAGGAGCACTCATGTCACCTTCGATTAGTTCTGGGAAAGTTGAGAGAACATCAACTTTATGCGAAGCTAagtaagtgtgagttttggttgGAGGAAATTAGATTTCTTGGACATGTCATTTCCCGAGATGGTGTAGCATTTGATCCTAGTAAAGTTGAAGTTGTCTTAGCATGGCCACATCCTTCATCGGTGCATGAAATTTGGAGTTTATTGGGACTCACAGGATATTATCAAAGGCACTTGGAAGGATTTTCTCGATTGTTTGGACCTCTCACTGCTCTTACTAGGAAGAATATTGAGTTTATTTTGTCCGACAAGTGCAacagaagttttcaagagttgaaaaAGAGATTAACTACCGCACCCGTTCTGGCGCTTCCTGAACCACACAAGCCATTTTTGGTCTTTAGTAATGCTTCCAAGTTTGGTCTGGGATGttttcttatgcaagagggacgagTTGTGGCTTATGCATCTCGCCAGTTAAAAGATCATGAAGGAACTATCTCACCCATGACTTAG